In one Corallococcus sp. EGB genomic region, the following are encoded:
- a CDS encoding Hsp70 family protein: MADRPRIVGIDLGTTNTLVASVRNRIPKIVPTDRGNLILPSVVALSAKNDLLVGGVAKDQMVTNPKNTLWGTKRLIGRKYHSKAVEDLKGYFPYDIVEDANGDAAVTMGGKLYTLPQISSFVLSQLKTIAEQFLGGPIDAAVISVPAYYNDNQRNAVKEAGRLAGFDVKRIVNEPTAAALAYGFNRGLDQKVLVYDLGGGTFDVSVLHLAGNVFEVLATGGDSFLGGADFDNRIMEYVLERFRDETKVDLTESPIALQRIKNAAEAAKIDLTLIPNVVIDLPYIEERKGKPLDLRIPLTRDYLNNLTGDLVDRTFDICDRVLAEKGISRSEIDEIILVGGQSRMPLVQQKIQAHFGKAPRKGVHPDECVALGAALLGDSLGSIDAVTLLDALSMPIGYAMPNGRVKRIIEKNSLIPMVKSFRLPPPQQPGAPFIELDIYQGDSDLMVDNEYLGTVRVPAAAAGRKIDFRLTEECLLQVQVEDASGMSRKVDLATRDTPEQLKKALQEAASRNTPAAAPSSSSAASDDRGLFSSIKSIFRRG, from the coding sequence ATGGCGGACAGACCTCGCATCGTCGGGATTGACCTGGGCACCACCAACACCCTGGTGGCGTCCGTGCGCAACCGCATCCCGAAGATCGTCCCCACGGACCGCGGCAACCTCATCCTGCCCTCCGTGGTCGCGCTGTCCGCCAAGAACGACCTGCTGGTCGGCGGAGTCGCCAAGGACCAGATGGTGACCAACCCCAAGAACACGCTCTGGGGCACCAAGCGCCTGATCGGCCGCAAGTACCACTCGAAGGCGGTGGAGGACCTCAAGGGGTACTTCCCATACGACATCGTCGAGGACGCCAACGGGGACGCCGCCGTCACCATGGGCGGCAAGCTCTACACGCTGCCGCAGATCTCCAGCTTCGTGCTCTCGCAGCTGAAGACCATCGCGGAGCAGTTCCTGGGCGGCCCCATCGACGCGGCCGTCATCTCCGTCCCCGCCTACTACAACGACAACCAGCGCAACGCCGTGAAGGAGGCGGGGCGCCTGGCCGGCTTCGACGTCAAGCGCATCGTCAACGAGCCCACCGCTGCGGCGCTCGCCTACGGCTTCAACCGCGGACTGGACCAGAAGGTCCTCGTCTACGACCTGGGCGGCGGCACCTTCGACGTCAGCGTGCTGCACCTGGCCGGCAACGTCTTCGAGGTGCTGGCCACCGGCGGCGATTCCTTCCTGGGCGGCGCGGACTTCGACAACCGCATCATGGAGTACGTGCTGGAGCGCTTCCGCGACGAGACCAAGGTCGACCTGACCGAGAGCCCCATCGCCCTCCAGCGCATCAAGAACGCCGCCGAGGCGGCGAAGATCGACCTGACGCTCATCCCCAACGTCGTCATCGACCTGCCCTACATCGAGGAGCGCAAGGGCAAGCCGCTGGACCTGCGCATCCCGCTGACCCGCGACTACCTCAACAACCTCACCGGCGACCTGGTGGATCGCACCTTCGACATCTGCGACCGGGTGCTCGCGGAGAAGGGCATCAGCCGCTCGGAGATCGATGAGATCATCCTGGTGGGCGGCCAGAGCCGCATGCCGCTGGTGCAGCAGAAGATCCAGGCCCACTTCGGCAAGGCCCCGCGCAAGGGCGTCCACCCGGACGAGTGCGTGGCCCTGGGCGCGGCGCTCCTGGGGGACTCGCTGGGCAGCATCGACGCGGTGACGCTGCTGGACGCGCTGTCCATGCCCATCGGCTACGCGATGCCCAACGGCCGCGTGAAGCGCATCATCGAGAAGAACTCGCTCATCCCGATGGTGAAGAGCTTCCGCCTGCCGCCGCCGCAGCAGCCGGGCGCGCCCTTCATCGAGCTGGACATCTATCAGGGCGACAGCGACCTGATGGTGGACAACGAGTACCTGGGCACCGTCCGGGTGCCGGCCGCCGCCGCGGGCCGGAAAATCGACTTCCGCCTCACCGAGGAGTGTCTCCTCCAGGTGCAGGTGGAGGACGCGAGCGGCATGTCGCGCAAGGTGGATCTGGCCACCCGCGACACGCCGGAGCAGTTGAAGAAGGCCCTGCAGGAAGCCGCCTCGCGCAACACGCCGGCGGCCGCCCCGTCGAGCAGCAGCGCGGCGAGCGATGACCGCGGGCTCTTCTCCAGCATCAAGAGCATCTTCCGCAGGGGGTAG